One region of Streptomyces rishiriensis genomic DNA includes:
- a CDS encoding cold-shock protein yields MAQGTVKWFNAEKGYGFIAVDGGADVFVHYSAIQMDGYRTLEEGQRVDFEISQGQKGPQADMVRLATG; encoded by the coding sequence ATGGCTCAGGGCACCGTCAAATGGTTCAACGCGGAGAAGGGGTACGGCTTCATCGCGGTCGACGGTGGTGCGGATGTTTTCGTCCACTACAGCGCGATTCAGATGGACGGCTACCGCACCCTGGAAGAGGGTCAGCGGGTCGATTTCGAGATCTCGCAGGGTCAGAAGGGGCCGCAGGCGGACATGGTCCGGCTCGCGACCGGCTGA
- a CDS encoding MoaD/ThiS family protein: protein MSVTVRIPTILRTYTGGAAEVKAEGGTLGEVVSDLEKNHTGIAARILDDQGKLRRFVNVYVNDDDVRFEQGLETVTPDGAGVSIIPAVAGG, encoded by the coding sequence ATGAGCGTTACCGTCCGCATCCCCACCATCCTCCGCACCTACACGGGTGGCGCCGCCGAGGTGAAGGCCGAGGGCGGCACCCTCGGCGAGGTCGTCTCCGATCTGGAGAAGAACCACACCGGCATCGCCGCCCGGATCCTGGACGACCAGGGCAAGCTGCGCCGGTTCGTCAACGTGTACGTGAACGACGACGACGTCCGGTTCGAGCAGGGTCTGGAGACGGTGACTCCGGACGGTGCGGGCGTCTCGATCATCCCGGCCGTCGCCGGCGGCTGA
- the thrC gene encoding threonine synthase, whose translation MAAQTVASTTDSTTSSAVDLGPATALSCRECGHRVPLGPVFACEECFGPLEIAYDFSSYDTEELRKRIEAGPANIWRYAPLLPVPADVADQPNINPGWTKLVQADNLARELGVDAGKLFVKDDSGNPTHSFKDRVVAQAIEAARAFGFTTLSCSSTGNLAGAVGAAAARAGFRSCVFIPHDLEQGKVVMAAIYGGELVGIEGNYDDVNRFCSELIGDPAGEGWGFVNVNLRPYYAEGSKTLAYEICEQLGWRLPDQLVVPIASGSQLTKIDKGLQELIKLGLVEDRPYKIFGAQAEGCSPVSVAYKAGHDVVRPQKPNTIAKSLAIGNPADGPYVLDIARRTGGAVEDVDDEQVVDAIKLLARTEGIFAETAGGVTVGVTRKLIENGLLDPTLTTVVLNTGDGLKTLDAVAGTGLTATIRPNLESFRDAGLG comes from the coding sequence ATGGCTGCGCAGACTGTTGCAAGCACCACCGACTCTACGACGTCCTCTGCTGTCGACCTCGGTCCGGCCACTGCGTTGAGCTGCCGCGAGTGCGGACACCGCGTGCCCCTCGGCCCGGTCTTCGCCTGCGAGGAATGTTTCGGCCCGCTCGAGATCGCCTACGACTTCTCCTCCTACGACACGGAGGAGCTCCGCAAGCGCATCGAGGCGGGACCCGCGAACATCTGGCGCTACGCGCCGCTGCTGCCCGTCCCGGCGGACGTGGCCGACCAGCCCAACATCAACCCTGGTTGGACCAAGCTCGTCCAGGCCGACAACCTCGCCCGTGAACTGGGCGTCGACGCCGGCAAGCTCTTCGTCAAGGACGACTCCGGCAACCCGACGCACTCCTTCAAGGACCGGGTCGTCGCCCAGGCCATCGAGGCCGCCCGCGCGTTCGGATTCACCACTCTGTCCTGCTCCTCCACGGGCAACCTGGCCGGTGCCGTCGGCGCCGCCGCCGCCCGGGCGGGCTTCCGGTCCTGCGTGTTCATCCCGCACGACCTGGAGCAGGGCAAGGTCGTCATGGCCGCGATCTACGGCGGCGAGCTCGTCGGCATCGAGGGCAACTACGACGACGTCAACCGCTTCTGCTCCGAGCTCATCGGCGACCCGGCGGGCGAGGGCTGGGGCTTCGTCAACGTCAACCTGCGGCCGTACTACGCCGAGGGCTCCAAGACGCTGGCGTACGAGATCTGCGAGCAGCTCGGCTGGCGGCTGCCGGACCAGCTGGTCGTGCCGATCGCCTCCGGCTCCCAGCTGACGAAGATCGACAAGGGTCTCCAGGAGCTGATCAAGCTCGGACTCGTCGAGGACAGGCCGTACAAGATCTTCGGCGCGCAGGCCGAGGGCTGCTCCCCGGTGTCCGTCGCCTACAAGGCCGGGCACGACGTGGTCCGCCCCCAGAAGCCGAACACCATCGCCAAGTCGCTGGCCATCGGCAACCCGGCGGACGGCCCGTACGTCCTCGACATCGCGCGGCGCACCGGCGGTGCGGTGGAGGACGTGGACGACGAGCAGGTCGTCGACGCCATCAAGCTGCTGGCGCGGACCGAGGGCATCTTCGCGGAGACCGCCGGCGGGGTGACGGTGGGCGTGACGCGCAAGCTGATCGAGAACGGTCTTCTCGACCCGACGCTCACCACCGTCGTGCTGAACACCGGCGACGGCCTGAAGACGCTGGACGCGGTGGCCGGCACCGGTCTGACCGCGACCATCCGCCCGAACCTGGAGTCGTTCCGGGACGCGGGTCTCGGCTGA
- a CDS encoding glucosyl-3-phosphoglycerate synthase, with the protein MLQETERWLATRSWSATDRPLHRILAAKRATNQSVSVVLPALNEEETVGDIVAIIRHDLMHQVPLVDEIVVVDSGSTDRTSEVAAAAGARVVHRDDILPRIPAVPGKGEVLWRSLLVTTGDIVCFIDADLREFSSDFVSGIVGPLLTDPGVDLVKGMYDRPLGGAAGQGGRVTELMARPLLNMHWPQLAGFVQPLGGEYAARRGLLEQLPFPVGYGVELGMLVDALHLVGLDALAQVDIGVRKHRHQDGQALGRMAAAIYRTAQLRLARGHLIRPSLTQFERSTDGFEPRTYSVDTEERPPMAEIAEYATRKVA; encoded by the coding sequence GTGCTTCAAGAAACTGAGCGCTGGCTGGCCACCCGCTCCTGGTCCGCGACCGATCGTCCGCTGCACCGGATCCTGGCCGCGAAGCGCGCCACCAACCAGTCGGTGTCCGTCGTCCTGCCCGCGCTGAACGAGGAGGAGACGGTCGGTGACATCGTCGCGATCATCCGTCACGACCTCATGCACCAGGTCCCGCTCGTCGACGAGATCGTGGTCGTCGACTCGGGATCGACCGACCGCACGTCGGAGGTGGCCGCGGCGGCCGGCGCGCGGGTCGTCCACCGGGACGACATCCTGCCGCGGATACCGGCCGTGCCCGGCAAGGGCGAGGTCCTGTGGCGCTCCCTGCTGGTCACCACCGGGGACATCGTCTGTTTCATCGACGCCGATCTGAGGGAGTTCTCCTCGGACTTCGTCTCGGGGATCGTCGGCCCGCTGCTCACCGACCCCGGGGTGGACCTGGTCAAGGGCATGTACGACCGTCCGCTGGGCGGCGCGGCCGGCCAGGGCGGCCGGGTCACCGAGCTGATGGCCCGCCCGCTGCTCAACATGCACTGGCCGCAGCTGGCCGGGTTCGTGCAGCCGCTGGGCGGCGAGTACGCGGCCCGCCGCGGTCTGCTGGAGCAGCTGCCCTTCCCCGTCGGTTACGGCGTGGAGCTGGGCATGCTGGTCGACGCCCTGCACCTGGTGGGCCTGGACGCCCTCGCCCAGGTCGACATCGGCGTGCGCAAGCACCGTCACCAGGACGGACAGGCCCTGGGCCGGATGGCGGCGGCCATCTACCGCACCGCCCAGCTCCGGCTGGCCCGCGGGCACCTGATCCGCCCGTCCCTCACCCAGTTCGAACGGAGCACGGACGGCTTCGAGCCGCGCACCTACTCCGTGGACACCGAGGAACGGCCGCCGATGGCGGAGATCGCGGAGTACGCGACCCGCAAGGTCGCGTGA
- a CDS encoding alpha,alpha-trehalose-phosphate synthase (UDP-forming), translating to MASTHDTAPTAEVLVASNRGPVSYEVREDGSLHAKRGGGGLVSGLSAIGPDAGALWVCSALSDGDREAVLRGVGEEGVRMLAIPADVHADAYNGIANSVLWFVHHLLYQTPLEPAFDAEFRRQWASYEAYNRAFAEALAQEAADGAAVLVQDYHLCLVPGMLRELRPDLRISHFSHTPWAPVDYFALLPGDVREQLLRGMLGADRLGFLTRRWADAFSACCTEFVGGPGRTRIGVHGLGADADFLRERSHRPDVDERMAALRAEIGEGRRTIVRVDRTELSKNIVRGLLAYRQLLDDHPEWRERVVHVAFAYPSRQDLAVYRDYMTEVQRLSEEINDAYGTPGWTPVLLNLKDDFARSLAAYRLADVALVNPIRDGMNLVAKEVPVVSDEGCALVLSREAGAYWELREDAITVNPYDVLETADALHEGLTMKPGERAERTKRLSAAATALPPAQWFLEQLNALREIQPS from the coding sequence ATGGCTTCCACGCACGACACTGCCCCGACCGCCGAGGTGCTGGTCGCGTCCAACCGCGGCCCGGTCTCCTACGAAGTGCGCGAGGACGGCTCGCTGCACGCGAAACGCGGCGGCGGCGGGCTGGTCTCCGGCCTGTCGGCCATCGGCCCCGACGCGGGCGCCCTCTGGGTGTGCTCGGCCCTCTCCGACGGCGACCGGGAGGCGGTCCTGCGCGGGGTCGGCGAGGAGGGCGTGCGCATGCTGGCCATTCCGGCCGACGTGCACGCCGACGCGTACAACGGCATCGCGAACTCCGTGCTCTGGTTCGTCCACCACCTGCTCTACCAGACGCCGCTGGAGCCCGCCTTCGACGCGGAGTTCCGCCGGCAGTGGGCGTCGTACGAGGCCTACAACCGGGCGTTCGCGGAGGCGCTGGCCCAGGAGGCGGCCGACGGCGCGGCCGTCCTCGTCCAGGACTACCACCTGTGCCTGGTGCCGGGGATGCTGCGTGAGCTGCGCCCGGACCTGCGCATCAGCCACTTCTCGCACACGCCGTGGGCGCCGGTGGACTACTTCGCGCTGCTCCCGGGGGACGTCCGCGAGCAGTTGCTGCGCGGGATGCTCGGCGCGGACCGCCTGGGCTTCCTCACCCGGCGCTGGGCGGACGCGTTCTCCGCCTGCTGCACGGAGTTCGTGGGCGGTCCCGGCCGGACGCGGATCGGCGTGCACGGCCTCGGCGCGGACGCCGACTTCCTGCGCGAGCGCTCGCACCGGCCGGACGTCGACGAGCGCATGGCGGCGCTGCGCGCGGAGATCGGCGAGGGGCGCAGGACGATCGTCCGGGTCGACCGCACCGAACTCTCGAAGAACATCGTGCGCGGGCTGCTGGCCTACCGGCAGCTGCTCGACGACCACCCGGAGTGGCGCGAGCGGGTCGTCCACGTGGCCTTCGCCTACCCCTCCCGCCAGGACCTCGCCGTCTACCGCGACTACATGACCGAGGTACAGCGCCTGTCCGAGGAGATCAACGACGCCTACGGCACGCCCGGCTGGACCCCGGTCCTGCTGAACCTCAAGGACGACTTCGCCCGCTCCCTCGCCGCCTACCGGCTGGCCGACGTGGCCCTGGTGAACCCGATCCGCGACGGTATGAACCTGGTCGCCAAGGAGGTGCCGGTCGTCTCCGACGAGGGCTGCGCGCTGGTGCTGTCCCGGGAGGCGGGGGCCTACTGGGAGCTGCGCGAGGACGCGATCACGGTGAACCCGTACGACGTCCTGGAGACCGCCGACGCCCTGCACGAGGGGCTGACCATGAAGCCGGGGGAGCGGGCCGAGCGCACGAAGCGGCTGTCCGCCGCGGCGACCGCGCTTCCCCCGGCCCAGTGGTTCCTGGAGCAGCTGAACGCCCTGCGGGAGATTCAGCCGAGCTGA
- the otsB gene encoding trehalose-phosphatase produces MGTHETHSTEPEPLPLPVPVTPAGRAALDAILGRPSTTLVALDFDGTLAPIVENPADARAHPDAVPVLTALAPKVAAVAVITGRPAEVAVRHGGFAGAEGLEHLCVLGHYGAERWDARTGALSAPPPHPGVAAVRAELPRVLAAAGDPPGVAVEEKGGRAVAVHTRRADDPRAAFEALRAPLTDLAGRHGLIVEPGRMVLELRPPGMDKGVALLEHVRETGARSVLYAGDDLGDLPAFAAVEKLRADGVPGLLVCSGSTEVGELAERADLVVAGPAGVVSLLRELAGQLG; encoded by the coding sequence ATGGGCACCCACGAGACGCACTCCACGGAACCCGAACCTCTCCCCCTTCCGGTTCCGGTCACACCGGCGGGCCGCGCCGCGCTCGACGCGATTCTCGGCCGGCCCTCCACCACCCTCGTCGCGCTCGACTTCGACGGCACCCTCGCCCCGATCGTCGAGAACCCGGCGGACGCCCGGGCCCACCCCGACGCCGTCCCGGTGCTGACGGCCCTCGCGCCGAAGGTCGCCGCAGTCGCCGTCATCACGGGACGGCCCGCCGAGGTCGCCGTCCGGCACGGCGGGTTCGCCGGGGCCGAGGGACTGGAGCACCTCTGCGTCCTCGGCCACTACGGCGCCGAACGCTGGGACGCCCGCACCGGCGCCCTCAGCGCCCCGCCACCGCACCCGGGAGTGGCCGCGGTCCGCGCCGAACTCCCGCGGGTCCTGGCCGCCGCCGGGGACCCGCCGGGCGTCGCCGTCGAGGAGAAGGGCGGCCGGGCCGTGGCCGTCCACACCCGTCGCGCCGACGACCCCCGGGCCGCCTTCGAAGCCCTGCGCGCCCCGCTCACCGACCTGGCCGGCCGGCACGGCCTGATCGTCGAACCCGGCCGGATGGTCCTGGAGCTGCGCCCGCCGGGCATGGACAAGGGCGTCGCCCTGCTGGAGCACGTCCGCGAGACCGGCGCGCGGTCCGTCCTGTACGCCGGTGACGACCTCGGCGACCTGCCCGCCTTCGCCGCCGTGGAGAAACTCCGCGCGGACGGCGTTCCCGGGCTGCTGGTGTGCAGCGGCAGCACCGAGGTCGGCGAACTGGCGGAGCGCGCCGACCTCGTCGTCGCCGGGCCCGCCGGGGTCGTGAGCCTGCTGCGGGAGCTGGCCGGTCAGCTCGGCTGA
- a CDS encoding DUF3263 domain-containing protein, with protein MERRAEADELGAAERDVLALERRGFLGPGAKERAIREELDLSPVRYYQLLNALLDDPRALAHDPVTVNRLRRVREARRGER; from the coding sequence ATGGAGCGGCGAGCGGAAGCGGACGAGCTGGGGGCGGCGGAGCGGGACGTCCTCGCCCTGGAGCGGCGCGGGTTCCTCGGCCCCGGCGCGAAGGAACGGGCGATACGCGAGGAACTGGACCTGTCCCCGGTCCGCTACTACCAACTCCTCAACGCCCTCCTGGACGACCCCCGCGCCCTGGCCCACGACCCGGTCACGGTGAACAGACTGCGCAGGGTGCGGGAGGCGAGGCGGGGGGAGCGTTAG
- a CDS encoding ROK family protein: MRHVIALDVGGTGMKAALVGADGALLHRARRPTGRERGPDAVVAGILDFAAELRAHGVRQFGEPAAAAGVAVPGIVDETNGVAAYAANLGWRDIPLRALLADRLGAPVALGHDVRTGGLAEGRIGAGRGADRFLFVALGTGIAGAIGVDGRVEAGAHGFAGEIGHIVVRPGGVPCPCGQRGCLERFASAAAVSEAWAAACGDPGADAADCAKAVASGDPNAVRVWQTAVNALADGLVTALTLLDPRTLVIGGGLAEAGETLFTPLRDAVRRRVTFQKLPAIVPAALGDTAGCLGAGLLAWDLLDTTDGMEVSP, from the coding sequence GTGAGACATGTCATCGCCCTCGACGTGGGCGGCACCGGGATGAAGGCCGCCCTGGTCGGCGCGGACGGCGCCCTGCTGCACCGGGCCCGCCGGCCCACCGGCCGTGAGCGCGGACCCGACGCGGTCGTGGCCGGCATCCTCGACTTCGCCGCCGAGCTGCGCGCCCACGGCGTCCGGCAGTTCGGCGAGCCCGCGGCCGCGGCCGGCGTCGCGGTGCCTGGCATCGTCGACGAGACGAACGGCGTCGCCGCCTACGCCGCCAACCTGGGCTGGCGGGACATACCCCTGCGCGCCCTGCTCGCCGACCGCCTCGGCGCGCCCGTCGCCCTCGGGCACGACGTGCGCACCGGCGGCCTGGCCGAGGGCCGGATCGGTGCCGGCCGGGGCGCGGACCGCTTCCTCTTCGTGGCGCTCGGCACCGGCATCGCGGGCGCGATCGGCGTCGACGGCCGGGTGGAGGCGGGCGCCCACGGCTTCGCGGGCGAGATCGGCCACATCGTCGTACGGCCCGGCGGAGTCCCGTGTCCGTGCGGACAGCGGGGCTGCCTGGAGCGTTTCGCCTCGGCGGCGGCGGTCAGCGAGGCATGGGCGGCGGCCTGCGGGGATCCGGGGGCGGACGCCGCGGACTGCGCGAAGGCCGTCGCGTCCGGCGACCCGAACGCCGTCCGGGTCTGGCAGACGGCCGTGAACGCGCTCGCCGACGGCCTGGTCACCGCCCTCACTCTGCTGGACCCGCGCACCCTCGTCATCGGTGGCGGCCTCGCGGAGGCGGGGGAAACCTTGTTCACACCACTACGGGACGCGGTCCGCCGGCGGGTGACCTTCCAGAAACTGCCGGCGATCGTCCCGGCGGCCCTGGGCGACACCGCCGGCTGCCTGGGCGCGGGCCTCCTGGCCTGGGATCTCCTCGACACAACCGACGGCATGGAGGTATCACCCTGA
- the nagA gene encoding N-acetylglucosamine-6-phosphate deacetylase: MATPLGARGTARPATTHPQPATGARRRVLTGARVVLPTGTVPGGRVTIDGTKIVDDAPHRTPDGDVVDVTGHWLVPGFVDLHNHGGGGASFSGTAEDVQKAIHTHRLHGTTTLVASTVTDDMDFLVRQAGLLSELAEQGDLAGIHFEGPFISPCRKGAHSEALLRDPDPAEVRKLIDAARGRASMVTLATELPGGLDSVRLLAEHGVIAAVGHTDATYEQTVQAIEAGATVATHLFNAMPPLGHRAPGPIAALLEDERVTVELINDGTHLHPAALELAFRHAGPGRVAFITDAMDAAGIGDGRYLLGPLEVEVSEGVARLVEGGSIAGSTLTQDRAFQRAVTIDRLPVEDVVAALSANPARLLGIDDRVGSLEPGKDADLVLLDENFDLKGVMRKGDWVVDPQLA; encoded by the coding sequence ATGGCCACCCCCCTAGGGGCGCGGGGAACTGCGCGACCAGCCACCACGCACCCGCAGCCCGCGACCGGCGCACGGAGGCGGGTGCTCACCGGCGCCAGGGTGGTACTCCCCACCGGCACGGTGCCCGGCGGCCGCGTCACGATCGACGGCACGAAGATCGTCGACGACGCCCCGCACCGGACCCCGGACGGGGACGTCGTCGACGTGACGGGCCACTGGCTGGTCCCCGGCTTCGTCGACCTGCACAACCACGGCGGCGGCGGGGCCTCCTTCTCCGGCACCGCCGAGGACGTGCAGAAGGCCATCCACACCCACCGTCTGCACGGCACCACCACCCTCGTCGCCTCGACCGTCACCGACGACATGGACTTCCTGGTCCGCCAGGCCGGTCTGCTCAGCGAGCTGGCCGAGCAGGGCGACCTGGCCGGCATCCACTTCGAGGGCCCCTTCATCTCGCCGTGCCGCAAGGGCGCGCACTCCGAGGCCCTGCTGCGCGACCCGGACCCGGCCGAGGTGCGCAAGCTGATCGACGCGGCGCGGGGCCGGGCGAGCATGGTCACCCTCGCGACGGAACTCCCCGGCGGCCTGGACTCCGTACGACTGCTCGCCGAGCACGGCGTGATCGCCGCCGTCGGGCACACGGACGCGACGTACGAGCAGACGGTCCAGGCCATCGAGGCCGGGGCCACCGTCGCCACGCACCTCTTCAACGCGATGCCGCCGCTCGGCCACCGCGCCCCCGGCCCGATCGCCGCGCTCCTGGAGGACGAGCGGGTGACGGTCGAGCTCATCAACGACGGCACCCACCTGCACCCGGCCGCCCTGGAGCTGGCGTTCCGGCACGCCGGTCCGGGCCGGGTCGCGTTCATCACGGACGCGATGGACGCGGCCGGCATCGGCGACGGCCGCTATCTGCTCGGCCCGCTGGAGGTCGAGGTCAGCGAGGGCGTGGCCCGGCTGGTGGAGGGCGGCTCGATCGCGGGCTCCACCCTCACCCAGGACCGCGCCTTCCAGCGGGCGGTGACGATCGACCGGCTGCCGGTCGAGGACGTGGTGGCCGCGCTGTCCGCGAACCCGGCCCGGCTGCTGGGCATCGACGACAGGGTGGGCTCGCTGGAGCCCGGCAAGGACGCCGACCTGGTCCTGCTGGACGAGAACTTCGACCTCAAGGGCGTGATGCGCAAGGGGGATTGGGTGGTCGATCCCCAACTGGCGTGA
- a CDS encoding IS110 family transposase: MFDIEGVGVFLGMDVGKTAHHGHGLTPAGKRVFDKPMPNSEPKLRAVFDKLKAKFGTVLVIVDQPASIGALPLTVARDTGCEVAYLPGLAMRRIADLYPGETKTDAKDAAVIADAARTMPHTLRSLELTDEITAELTVLTGFDQDLAAEATRTSNRIRGLLTQFHPSLERVLGPRLDHPAVTWLLERYGSPAALRKAGRRRLAELIRPKAPRMAARLIDDIFDALDEQTVVVPGTGTLDIVIPSLAASLAAVHDQRRALEAQISSLLEAHPLHPVLTSMPGIGVRTAAVLLVTVGDGTAFPSAAHLASYAGLAPTTKSSGTSIHGEHAPRGGNRQLKRAMFLSAFACMNADPASRTYYDRQRARGKTHTQALLRLARQRISVLFAMLRDGTYYESRTPAITLAA, translated from the coding sequence ATGTTCGACATCGAAGGCGTGGGCGTCTTCCTCGGGATGGACGTCGGCAAGACCGCTCACCACGGTCACGGGCTCACCCCGGCTGGGAAGAGGGTCTTCGACAAGCCGATGCCCAACAGCGAGCCGAAGCTGCGGGCCGTCTTCGACAAGCTCAAAGCCAAGTTCGGCACCGTCCTGGTGATCGTGGATCAGCCCGCCTCGATCGGGGCTCTGCCGCTGACCGTCGCCCGCGACACCGGATGCGAGGTCGCTTACCTGCCCGGACTCGCGATGCGGCGGATCGCCGACCTCTATCCGGGCGAGACGAAAACCGACGCGAAGGACGCGGCAGTGATCGCCGACGCGGCCCGGACGATGCCTCACACGCTGCGCTCGCTGGAGCTGACCGACGAGATCACCGCCGAGCTCACGGTGCTGACCGGCTTCGACCAGGACCTCGCGGCCGAGGCCACCCGCACCAGCAACCGGATACGCGGCCTGCTCACGCAGTTCCACCCCAGCCTCGAGCGCGTGCTCGGACCCCGGCTCGACCACCCGGCTGTCACCTGGCTCCTCGAGCGCTACGGTTCCCCGGCAGCTCTGCGGAAAGCCGGCCGCCGCAGACTCGCCGAACTCATCAGGCCCAAGGCCCCGCGCATGGCCGCGCGGCTGATCGACGACATCTTCGACGCCCTCGACGAACAGACCGTCGTGGTCCCAGGAACCGGCACCCTCGACATCGTGATCCCGTCCCTGGCCGCCTCGCTCGCCGCGGTCCACGACCAGCGCCGGGCACTGGAAGCCCAGATCAGCAGCCTGCTGGAGGCCCACCCTCTTCACCCGGTCCTGACCTCGATGCCGGGCATCGGAGTCAGGACCGCCGCAGTCCTACTGGTCACCGTCGGAGACGGGACCGCCTTTCCCAGTGCCGCCCACCTCGCCTCTTACGCCGGCCTCGCCCCCACGACGAAGTCGTCGGGGACCTCGATCCACGGCGAACACGCACCCAGAGGCGGAAACCGGCAGCTCAAACGTGCGATGTTCCTCTCCGCCTTCGCCTGCATGAACGCCGACCCGGCCTCCCGCACCTACTACGACCGGCAAAGAGCGCGCGGAAAGACCCATACCCAGGCCCTCCTCCGACTCGCCCGCCAACGCATCAGCGTCCTGTTCGCCATGCTCCGTGACGGCACCTACTACGAGTCCAGAACGCCCGCCATCACCCTCGCCGCATGA
- a CDS encoding 1-phosphofructokinase family hexose kinase, whose protein sequence is MILTVTLNTALDLTYRVPALRPHASHRVTDVRERPGGKGLNVARVLAALGHEVTVTGFVGGPTGRAVQDRLTGTAGVLDAFVPVAGTTRRTVAVVDARTGDTTQLNEPGPVIAPAEWSAFQEAYEELLVGADAVALCGSLPPGVPVGAYAVLVRRARAAGVPVLLDTSGEPLRRGVAARPDIVKPNAAELAELTGSHEPPGAVQDARRRGARSVVASLGPGGLIAATPEGRWRAAPPARVHGNPAGAGDSASAGLLSGLVERLPWPDRLARALALSAATVLAPAAGEFDRAAYEELLGRVRVTAEAAAA, encoded by the coding sequence GTGATCCTCACCGTCACCCTGAACACCGCTCTCGACCTCACCTACCGTGTGCCCGCGCTGCGGCCGCACGCCTCGCACCGGGTGACCGACGTGCGGGAACGGCCCGGCGGCAAGGGGCTGAACGTCGCCCGGGTGCTGGCCGCCCTCGGCCACGAGGTGACGGTGACCGGCTTCGTCGGCGGCCCCACCGGCCGGGCCGTCCAGGACCGGCTCACCGGTACGGCCGGGGTGCTGGACGCGTTCGTCCCGGTCGCCGGGACCACCCGCCGCACGGTCGCGGTCGTCGACGCCCGCACCGGCGACACGACCCAGCTCAACGAACCCGGCCCGGTGATCGCACCGGCCGAGTGGTCCGCCTTCCAGGAGGCGTACGAGGAACTGCTCGTCGGCGCCGACGCGGTGGCCCTGTGCGGCAGTCTTCCACCGGGGGTGCCGGTGGGCGCGTACGCGGTGCTGGTGCGGCGGGCACGGGCCGCGGGTGTCCCCGTGCTGCTGGACACGAGCGGTGAGCCGCTGCGCCGCGGCGTCGCCGCCCGCCCGGACATCGTCAAACCGAACGCCGCGGAGCTGGCCGAACTCACCGGCTCGCACGAGCCGCCCGGCGCCGTCCAGGACGCCCGTCGGCGCGGGGCGCGGTCCGTGGTGGCCTCGCTCGGTCCCGGGGGCCTGATCGCGGCCACCCCGGAAGGCCGTTGGCGAGCCGCTCCGCCCGCCCGCGTCCACGGCAACCCGGCCGGCGCCGGTGACTCCGCGTCCGCCGGGCTGCTCTCCGGCCTGGTCGAACGGCTGCCCTGGCCGGACCGCCTGGCCCGCGCCCTCGCCCTGTCCGCGGCGACCGTACTGGCCCCGGCGGCGGGTGAGTTCGACCGCGCGGCCTACGAGGAGCTGCTCGGGCGGGTCAGGGTGACCGCAGAGGCCGCCGCGGCCTGA
- a CDS encoding carbohydrate-binding protein gives MTSGNNGASTPEDDDPFGYLYADGQANGAQPPSGGGYGYPNSVSRVRAVGERRNGQQQTAQYGQPPTVPQQQGAYGQPSAHYAAPENFGGGPSTGRQPAQNGGGRGRGPNTKGLLIGAVAVVAAVVIGIVVAMANGDSGDDDKAGDQASTPASASASPSPSESAGDDANEAEVPTVDAKALNLGGSAALASDVEGAQAAGGVYVGNLNQVGNSVTWTVNGIPSDGAYTLFAHYSVPGEDQEMTLTVNGKTFGTKFPLKNYAKAAAGDFVKGWTTSFTYPTLTKGTNTLTLSCQDGDKCNVLLDQLWVKAGQVTR, from the coding sequence ATGACGTCCGGCAACAACGGCGCGAGCACGCCCGAGGACGACGACCCGTTCGGCTACCTCTACGCCGACGGCCAGGCCAACGGCGCGCAGCCGCCCTCCGGTGGTGGCTACGGCTACCCCAACTCGGTCAGCAGAGTGCGCGCGGTCGGCGAGCGCCGTAACGGACAGCAGCAGACCGCGCAGTACGGGCAGCCGCCCACGGTCCCTCAGCAGCAGGGCGCGTACGGCCAGCCGAGCGCGCACTACGCCGCGCCCGAGAACTTCGGCGGCGGCCCCTCCACCGGCCGCCAGCCCGCGCAGAACGGCGGCGGACGCGGTCGGGGACCCAACACCAAGGGCCTGCTGATCGGCGCGGTCGCGGTGGTCGCCGCGGTCGTGATCGGCATCGTGGTGGCCATGGCCAACGGTGACTCCGGCGACGACGACAAGGCCGGCGACCAGGCGTCCACCCCGGCCTCCGCCTCGGCGAGCCCCTCGCCCAGCGAGTCGGCCGGCGACGACGCGAACGAGGCCGAAGTGCCCACGGTCGACGCGAAGGCGCTGAACCTCGGCGGCAGTGCCGCGCTGGCCTCGGACGTCGAAGGGGCGCAGGCGGCCGGCGGCGTCTACGTGGGCAACCTCAACCAGGTCGGCAACTCCGTGACCTGGACGGTGAACGGCATCCCGTCGGACGGCGCCTACACCCTCTTCGCGCACTACAGCGTGCCGGGTGAAGACCAGGAAATGACGCTCACGGTCAACGGCAAGACGTTCGGCACCAAGTTCCCGCTGAAGAATTACGCGAAGGCGGCAGCCGGCGACTTCGTCAAGGGCTGGACGACGAGCTTCACGTATCCCACGCTCACCAAGGGCACCAACACGCTCACCCTCTCCTGCCAGGACGGCGACAAGTGCAACGTCCTGCTGGACCAGTTGTGGGTGAAGGCGGGCCAGGTCACGAGGTGA